From the Verrucomicrobiia bacterium genome, one window contains:
- a CDS encoding fibronectin type III domain-containing protein, whose translation MKTTKLYLDFSAYNPAELTVLGDRVTNALNDKETYPNPVIPAEELATANGEFKEAIDAAATGDRVAIRDRNQKREVLVRMLRQVGLYVQAVVDGDDAKLAASGFEVSVAARKPAVLDKPLIETVENRASRELAVSLRRVRGAKAYEVRMSHGPEGWQMVGVFTQARNILLTDLTPGQTYTVQVRAIGAGNTTTDWSDPVSRMSL comes from the coding sequence ATGAAAACGACAAAACTGTATCTGGACTTCAGCGCATATAACCCGGCTGAGCTGACGGTGTTGGGTGACCGTGTTACCAACGCGCTGAACGACAAGGAAACATACCCCAATCCGGTAATACCTGCGGAGGAGCTCGCGACGGCAAATGGCGAGTTCAAGGAAGCCATCGACGCGGCGGCAACGGGCGATCGTGTCGCGATCCGGGATCGGAATCAGAAACGTGAGGTCCTGGTGAGGATGCTGCGTCAGGTTGGCCTGTACGTGCAGGCGGTCGTTGATGGTGACGATGCGAAGCTGGCAGCGTCAGGGTTTGAAGTCTCCGTTGCGGCCCGGAAACCCGCGGTGCTGGACAAGCCGCTGATTGAAACGGTTGAGAATAGGGCGTCGAGGGAGCTGGCGGTTTCTTTGCGCCGGGTTCGCGGTGCGAAAGCGTATGAAGTGCGCATGAGCCACGGACCGGAGGGGTGGCAGATGGTCGGGGTTTTTACGCAGGCGCGTAACATCCTGCTCACTGACCTCACCCCTGGCCAAACCTACACGGTCCAAGTGCGCGCCATTGGCGCCGGCAACACAACGACCGACTGGAGCGATCCTGTATCCCGGATGTCGTTGTAA